GCAGTAGCGGACGACGTTGAACGGTTCGTCCGGGTCGACGAGATCGATCAGGTGGTGAGGCACGCGTCGGCGCGCTTCCAGCGGCGGTTTGTCGGTGCCGATGTCCATCCCGCGGTACACGGCCGTCGAGTCCGCGGAAAGGATCTCCGCACCGATCCGTTCGGCCACGTCCACGGCCAGGTCCGACTTGCCGACGGCCGTCGGCCCGACGATGGCGCCGACGCGAATGCGCCGTTCGTCCACGCCCGCTCCGCTCCCCGTCTAGTCTTGGTCGGAACCGCCGCGCGCCCCGGTGTCCCGGCGCCCGAAGTACCGTTCCAGTTGCGCCGTCGTGATTTTCCACACGGTGGGCCGCCCGTGCGGGCAGGTGAACGGTTCGTCGAGCGAGGCGAGCCGGTCGAGCAGCGCCTGGGCCTCTTCGGGCGACAGCGGGTCCCGCGCCTTGACGGCCGCCTTGCAGGACGCAAGGGCCAGGGCGGCGGCGCGGGGGTCGGTCGGGTCCGCGTCGTCGGCGAGCAGTTCCTCGAAGAGCTGGCGGAGCGCCTCGTGCGGGTCGCCGCGGAACACGGCCGGAATGGCCCGCACGACGAGGCTGGCCGGGCCGAACGGCTCGGCGACGACCCCGAAGCGTTCCCAGACGGCGTTCCGGCTGGCGAGGAGGTCCAGGCGCCCGGGCGGCACGTCGAGGACGAGGGGCACGGCGAGCGGTTGGCTGCGCGCCGCGCCGGCCTCCCGCAGGAACTGCTCGTAGTAGATCTTTTCGTGCGCCGCGTGCTGGTCGACGATGTAGACGCCGTCCGGCCCCTCGGCGATGAGGTACGTGCGCATGACGGCGCCGGCGTACCGGAGCGCGGGCATGCGGCGCGCGTCCTCGCCGGCAGCGAACAGACGCATCGCCTCGGCCACGCGGTCGGGCGTCGCGGCCGCCCGCGCGCGGGCGGCGGGTGACGGGTACGGGAGGCCGGGCGGGACCGCGGGCGCGGAGGTCCCTGGCCGCACGCGGGCGGACGGTGCGGCGTCCGCTGCCGCCTCAAGAGGCAGCCCGCCTGGCGAACCGCCCCGCGCGGCGGCCACCTCGTCCCAATCCGGTGTCAAGTCGCTGCCCTTGAGGGCCGCGAGGACGGCATGGTGCACGAACCCCGTCACGCGCCGCTCTTCGGCCAAGCGAACCTCAAGCTTCCGCGGGTGCACGTTGACGTCCACACGCGCCGGATCGAGCCGCAGGTGCAGGATGAACGCGGGGAAGCGACGCGCGGGCACGAGCCCGCGGTACGCGGCCTCCACCGCCGCGCGGATGCCGGCGTGCCGGACGGCGTGCCCGTTCACGATCAGCGTCTGCTGCGTGCGGCTGGCGCGCGCCATGACCGGGCGCCCGGCGAGGCCCTCGACGGCCATTCCCTCCGTCTCGCGCGCCACGTCCACGCAGCCGCGCGCGAAATCGGGCCCGTACAGCGCGGCCGCCACGTCGCGCAGGCGCCCGTTGCCGCTCGTCCGCCAGAGCACGCGCCCGTCCGAGCGGAACTCGAAGGCCACGTGCGGGAAGGCCAACGCGAGGGCCTCGGCCACCTGGGAGCAGGCGGAGGTCTCGGCGGCCGCAGACCGCA
This genomic stretch from Clostridia bacterium harbors:
- a CDS encoding DNA mismatch repair protein MutL; this encodes RSAAAETSACSQVAEALALAFPHVAFEFRSDGRVLWRTSGNGRLRDVAAALYGPDFARGCVDVARETEGMAVEGLAGRPVMARASRTQQTLIVNGHAVRHAGIRAAVEAAYRGLVPARRFPAFILHLRLDPARVDVNVHPRKLEVRLAEERRVTGFVHHAVLAALKGSDLTPDWDEVAAARGGSPGGLPLEAAADAAPSARVRPGTSAPAVPPGLPYPSPAARARAAATPDRVAEAMRLFAAGEDARRMPALRYAGAVMRTYLIAEGPDGVYIVDQHAAHEKIYYEQFLREAGAARSQPLAVPLVLDVPPGRLDLLASRNAVWERFGVVAEPFGPASLVVRAIPAVFRGDPHEALRQLFEELLADDADPTDPRAAALALASCKAAVKARDPLSPEEAQALLDRLASLDEPFTCPHGRPTVWKITTAQLERYFGRRDTGARGGSDQD